A portion of the Deinococcus peraridilitoris DSM 19664 genome contains these proteins:
- a CDS encoding insulinase family protein, producing the protein MFYLELHPVCLSAAKGCRPGGEIGSGSRLAISRYAAVSGLLTGYNPGVTLTHEQLKAGTRLGRYTVQRSERLPEIDATFYELRHDLGSRHVHIAREDDNLTFTVLFPTVPQDSTGVAHILEHIVLAGSRQFPVKDPFFSMQPRSLNTFSNAFTASDWTAYPFSTRNEQDFFNMLSVYLDAAFFPLLRKETFLREAWRLEFDPIDDPQGELKLQGVVYNEMKGGMASASSQMHRALGKALYPDLTYAVNSGGEPTNIPDLTWEGLRDFHARHYHPSNAYFFTYGNLPIERFLNAIEAQVMSQFAPLELDVGIPDQPRFDTPKQVEVAYPSSDAATGAQVLLAWMVAPSFDSFDVLRWNVLSDVLLGNPAAPLRRALIESGLGSATADLTGYHDDFRQSAFAAGLKGLSISENADIADSVEALVLGSLQRIADEGIETELVDSAIHQLELSRKEVSNSGWPYSLKVFFRFASTWLYGGDPLRALRLEEDLSRLNTLRAQGGFFERMIREELLDNPHRVRLVLRPDPAMPERQLEEERSRVSALSAEFTDEDRRAVVETAVELARLQEQPDDTSVLPTLELRDIPRGVPRPAYGVQQGAGATVGRAPQPTSGAVYLDVQLNVGALPTPLLDVLPLYAYALTRSGAGGLDYVGLSRRIEAQTGGVSASAGVSTGPDDLDDVRASFTVSGKALSRNAAHLVDIVHDLLAEPAFDLARLTQLTRQQRAGMESGVVSSGHVYARGLATAQLSSAAALAERQGGLSQLARLKGLDDEARLTGLLEDFAEITRALRATRARVLLTATPADLELDLSPVTGLFGGGEARTPEIALPSRVPQARTTDVPVSYHAKSFRAVPYTHRDAPALLALAHLLRSEYMLRELREKGGAYGGFATYDPQGGLFGMLSYRDPRMARTYQVFQAARDFVNGPLGERELREAILSASTQLDPLTSPDTVARMRFFGDQAGYTPEVQERFKSRLLEVTLGDMRRVFDEHLHEEAAAYAMVTGRDPNAELAEMGLQFEVTAI; encoded by the coding sequence ATGTTTTATCTGGAGTTGCATCCCGTTTGTCTCAGTGCGGCAAAGGGCTGCCGCCCGGGCGGGGAAATCGGGAGCGGATCTCGTCTGGCAATAAGCAGGTATGCCGCTGTATCAGGCCTTCTGACTGGGTACAATCCGGGCGTGACTCTGACCCATGAGCAACTGAAGGCAGGAACCCGCCTCGGCCGCTACACCGTGCAGCGCAGCGAGCGCCTGCCGGAAATCGATGCGACTTTCTACGAGCTTCGACATGACCTCGGCAGCCGCCACGTGCACATCGCGCGTGAGGACGACAACCTGACGTTCACGGTGCTGTTTCCCACCGTACCGCAGGACTCCACCGGCGTGGCGCACATTCTGGAGCACATCGTGCTGGCCGGATCGCGCCAATTCCCGGTCAAGGACCCGTTCTTCTCGATGCAGCCGCGTTCTCTCAATACCTTCTCGAACGCGTTTACAGCGTCGGACTGGACAGCGTACCCGTTCAGTACCCGCAACGAGCAGGACTTTTTCAACATGCTCTCGGTCTACCTTGACGCCGCGTTTTTTCCGCTGCTGCGCAAGGAAACCTTTCTGCGCGAAGCCTGGCGCCTGGAGTTCGATCCCATCGACGATCCGCAGGGTGAACTGAAGCTGCAGGGCGTGGTCTACAACGAGATGAAGGGCGGCATGGCGTCGGCGTCCTCGCAGATGCACCGCGCCCTTGGAAAAGCCCTCTACCCCGACCTGACCTACGCGGTGAACTCGGGAGGTGAGCCGACCAATATTCCCGACCTCACGTGGGAAGGGCTGCGTGATTTTCACGCCCGTCACTACCATCCCAGCAACGCCTACTTCTTTACTTACGGAAATCTGCCCATCGAGCGCTTTCTGAACGCCATCGAGGCGCAGGTCATGTCGCAGTTCGCACCGCTGGAGCTCGATGTCGGCATTCCCGACCAGCCTCGCTTCGACACCCCGAAGCAGGTCGAGGTGGCTTACCCGTCGAGTGACGCGGCCACCGGCGCTCAGGTGCTGCTGGCCTGGATGGTCGCGCCCAGCTTCGACAGCTTCGATGTGCTGCGCTGGAACGTGCTCTCCGACGTGCTGCTCGGCAATCCGGCCGCGCCGCTGCGCCGCGCACTGATCGAGTCGGGTCTGGGCAGCGCCACGGCCGACCTCACGGGATACCATGACGACTTTCGGCAGTCGGCCTTTGCAGCCGGCCTCAAGGGACTTTCGATCAGTGAGAACGCCGACATCGCCGATTCGGTTGAGGCGCTGGTCCTGGGCAGCCTGCAGCGGATTGCCGACGAAGGCATCGAAACCGAGCTGGTGGACAGCGCCATCCACCAGCTCGAACTGTCGCGCAAGGAAGTCAGCAATTCAGGCTGGCCATATTCGCTCAAGGTCTTTTTCCGCTTCGCGAGCACCTGGCTGTACGGTGGTGATCCACTGCGTGCGTTGCGTCTCGAAGAAGACCTTTCGCGCCTGAACACCTTGCGCGCCCAAGGCGGGTTTTTTGAACGGATGATCCGTGAGGAGCTGCTCGACAACCCACACCGGGTGCGTCTCGTGCTGCGCCCGGACCCGGCGATGCCCGAGCGGCAGCTTGAAGAGGAGCGGTCGCGTGTGAGCGCGCTCAGTGCCGAGTTCACGGATGAGGACCGGCGCGCGGTCGTTGAAACGGCGGTGGAACTTGCCCGGTTGCAGGAGCAGCCTGACGATACGAGCGTCCTGCCGACGCTGGAGCTGCGAGACATTCCCCGCGGCGTGCCCCGTCCAGCGTACGGGGTACAGCAGGGCGCTGGGGCCACGGTGGGGCGAGCGCCGCAGCCGACCTCGGGGGCGGTGTACCTCGACGTTCAGCTGAACGTCGGCGCGCTGCCCACGCCGCTGCTGGACGTTCTGCCGCTGTACGCTTACGCGCTGACCCGCTCGGGTGCCGGTGGGCTCGACTACGTCGGGCTGTCGAGGCGCATCGAGGCGCAGACCGGTGGCGTGAGCGCTTCGGCAGGGGTCAGCACCGGACCGGACGATCTGGATGACGTGCGAGCCAGCTTCACGGTGAGTGGCAAGGCCCTGTCGCGCAATGCTGCTCACCTGGTGGACATCGTGCACGACCTGCTGGCCGAACCGGCCTTCGACCTCGCGCGGCTCACGCAGCTGACGCGCCAGCAGCGGGCAGGCATGGAGTCGGGCGTGGTGTCCTCTGGTCATGTGTACGCGCGTGGTCTGGCGACCGCACAGCTGAGCAGCGCCGCCGCCTTGGCCGAGCGTCAGGGTGGACTCAGCCAGCTGGCCCGCCTGAAGGGCCTTGACGATGAAGCCAGGCTGACCGGGTTGCTCGAGGATTTTGCCGAGATCACGCGCGCGCTGCGCGCGACCCGGGCTCGCGTACTGCTGACGGCGACGCCGGCAGATCTGGAGCTGGACCTGAGTCCCGTCACAGGTCTGTTCGGCGGTGGCGAGGCACGCACTCCTGAAATCGCCCTGCCCAGCCGCGTGCCTCAGGCCCGCACAACCGACGTGCCGGTGTCCTATCACGCGAAATCGTTCCGGGCCGTGCCCTACACGCACCGGGATGCTCCGGCGCTGCTGGCGCTCGCGCACCTGTTGCGCAGCGAATACATGCTGCGAGAGCTTCGCGAGAAGGGTGGCGCGTACGGTGGATTTGCGACCTACGATCCACAGGGGGGCCTGTTCGGGATGCTGTCGTACCGCGATCCTCGGATGGCCCGGACATATCAGGTCTTCCAGGCGGCCCGTGACTTCGTGAACGGCCCGCTGGGAGAGCGCGAACTTCGCGAAGCCATCCTGAGTGCCTCGACCCAGCTCGATCCCCTCACTTCTCCGGATACGGTGGCCCGGATGCGCTTCTTCGGGGATCAGGCGGGGTATACGCCCGAAGTGCAGGAGCGCTTCAAGAGCCGCCTGCTGGAGGTCACGCTGGGAGACATGCGGCGCGTCTTCGACGAGCATCTGCACGAGGAGGCAGCCGCGTACGCCATGGTGACGGGCCGTGACCCCAACGCAGAACTGGCCGAAATGGGCCTGCAATTCGAAGTCACAGCGATCTGA
- a CDS encoding putative Ig domain-containing protein has product MLRNLAPLGLALALAACGANNAATGSTGAREVLRFNTTNLPTAYQFEPFGADLQVAGGVNPYTLRVTNGTLPPGLRLNGRRLEGTPTTQGRFQFIVEATDANLSTRAQTFAVSVGQLPPLGLVPAFPAGEFRSDTRIPLRIDFPRETRAARFHWQLPPGVQVTRVETGSGGQLLLWKQSGTLLTLDLGFVRQPTTGSNVALIGLRFAQPTRLDAAQVAFTSAAGDGKLIAEKKFGAATVMCAPAGSAASNPAPAPGSGTTPAASAPAGATPGAAAPTGTAAPSTAAPTTAAPSGTAAAGNAGQGTAGSTTAPTTPPTAPAGSTSAAPGTPNPAPAATPPATATTPAGTGATPDTAQNSPPATGTPTASTPSAAPASAPAAQPAPAQNAGAATPSVQVPQVPAATAQACVPQGAATPAPATPAPGSTPATPGETPTSGPTNSAPSTPAAPSTPTEPTESTPPASPPDDTQDETDGDTGEQDDEEGKDPGTPSVPTIGEPPAGGTR; this is encoded by the coding sequence ATGCTACGCAATCTCGCTCCCCTCGGGCTGGCGCTGGCGCTGGCGGCCTGCGGTGCCAACAACGCCGCCACGGGCAGCACGGGTGCCCGTGAGGTGCTGCGCTTCAATACCACCAACCTGCCCACCGCTTACCAATTCGAGCCGTTCGGGGCCGACCTTCAGGTGGCCGGTGGAGTCAATCCCTATACCCTGCGCGTCACGAACGGTACCCTACCCCCTGGTCTGCGCCTGAACGGGCGGCGCCTGGAGGGCACGCCGACCACCCAGGGCCGTTTCCAGTTCATCGTGGAGGCGACCGACGCCAACCTCTCCACCCGCGCACAGACGTTCGCAGTGTCAGTGGGACAACTGCCGCCCCTGGGTCTTGTTCCCGCGTTTCCAGCCGGGGAATTTCGTTCGGACACCCGCATTCCGCTGCGCATCGACTTTCCGCGCGAAACCCGCGCGGCCCGTTTCCATTGGCAACTGCCGCCAGGAGTGCAGGTCACGCGGGTCGAGACGGGGAGCGGCGGGCAGTTGCTGCTCTGGAAGCAGAGCGGCACCCTGCTGACCCTCGATCTGGGTTTCGTGCGCCAGCCCACCACCGGTTCGAACGTAGCCCTGATCGGCCTGCGCTTCGCCCAACCGACCCGCCTGGACGCAGCCCAGGTTGCGTTTACTTCGGCGGCAGGTGACGGCAAGCTGATCGCCGAGAAGAAATTCGGAGCGGCAACCGTCATGTGTGCCCCTGCGGGAAGTGCCGCCTCGAACCCGGCCCCGGCCCCAGGCTCCGGCACGACCCCGGCAGCCTCGGCGCCCGCGGGGGCGACCCCCGGTGCTGCCGCGCCGACCGGAACCGCAGCTCCTTCAACTGCTGCGCCGACAACTGCTGCGCCGAGCGGCACTGCCGCGGCGGGCAATGCGGGCCAGGGAACGGCCGGGTCGACGACTGCGCCGACGACCCCGCCGACTGCTCCGGCGGGGAGCACTTCTGCAGCTCCGGGCACACCAAATCCCGCCCCAGCCGCCACCCCCCCCGCTACGGCGACGACCCCGGCGGGCACCGGTGCCACGCCGGATACCGCGCAGAACAGTCCACCTGCCACCGGAACCCCCACGGCTTCCACACCGTCCGCTGCTCCTGCTTCTGCTCCAGCCGCGCAGCCTGCACCCGCACAGAATGCCGGGGCGGCTACGCCCAGCGTTCAGGTGCCACAGGTGCCCGCCGCGACCGCCCAGGCCTGCGTGCCCCAGGGGGCGGCCACGCCCGCACCCGCCACTCCGGCACCCGGCAGCACTCCGGCGACGCCGGGCGAAACCCCCACCAGCGGCCCTACCAACAGCGCGCCCAGCACTCCCGCCGCGCCGAGCACGCCAACCGAGCCAACCGAGAGCACGCCGCCCGCAAGTCCGCCCGACGACACACAGGACGAAACCGACGGCGACACGGGTGAGCAGGATGACGAGGAGGGCAAAGACCCTGGCACGCCTTCCGTGCCCACGATTGGTGAGCCGCCCGCCGGGGGGACGCGATGA
- a CDS encoding RNA-binding S4 domain-containing protein: MTDEPTIDLQDWLKFAGLVGTGGEAKYLIQGGEVKLNGETETRRRKKLRRGDEIEIEGQRFKVDW; this comes from the coding sequence ATGACCGACGAGCCTACCATCGACTTGCAAGACTGGCTGAAATTCGCGGGCCTCGTTGGCACGGGTGGCGAAGCGAAGTATCTGATTCAGGGTGGTGAAGTGAAACTCAACGGTGAAACCGAAACACGCCGCCGCAAAAAGCTGCGGCGAGGCGACGAGATCGAGATCGAAGGGCAGCGCTTCAAAGTCGACTGGTAA
- a CDS encoding DUF1684 domain-containing protein, translating to MNDYVSEVLDHRRTKDDFFRTRQSPLSERTRNDFAGLAYYPPDPAYRLITSLALAHGEETELLTSTGELQTYALYATAHVQLPEGGAELYLYAPPGERAPTQLFVPFRDATSGKETYGAGRYVEAQVQGDQVLLDFNFAYHPYCAYSEGWSCPLPPQANWLDFPVRAGERNLL from the coding sequence ATGAACGACTATGTCAGCGAGGTACTTGACCACCGCCGCACAAAAGACGACTTTTTTCGCACGCGGCAGTCACCGCTTTCCGAACGAACCAGAAACGATTTTGCCGGGCTGGCGTACTATCCACCCGACCCCGCTTACCGCCTGATCACGTCCCTTGCCCTTGCTCACGGCGAGGAGACCGAGCTGCTCACCAGCACCGGCGAGCTGCAGACGTACGCGTTGTACGCCACCGCCCATGTGCAGTTGCCCGAGGGCGGCGCGGAGCTGTACCTGTATGCGCCGCCCGGTGAGCGTGCACCCACCCAGTTGTTCGTGCCGTTTCGTGACGCCACGAGCGGCAAGGAAACCTACGGGGCGGGCCGGTACGTCGAAGCGCAGGTGCAGGGCGATCAGGTGCTGCTGGACTTCAACTTTGCCTACCATCCCTACTGCGCTTACAGCGAAGGATGGAGCTGCCCGTTGCCACCTCAAGCCAACTGGCTTGATTTCCCGGTGCGCGCGGGAGAGCGCAACCTGCTCTGA
- a CDS encoding ComF family protein codes for MSAHSVLSRQAHPHLVSLGRYEGPLRRAVQALKYEGSREVARAIARELAGAVPESWHPEVVCAVPLHERRLRSRGYNQAALLAGALAHGLCVPHRELLSRERFTLQQARLSASERRANVEGAFRTVGAVPSRVLLVDDVLTTGTTLAECARMLRCAGADQVYFAVAAR; via the coding sequence GTGAGCGCGCACTCGGTGCTGTCACGGCAAGCGCACCCGCACCTCGTGTCGCTGGGACGTTACGAGGGGCCGCTGCGCCGGGCGGTGCAGGCCCTCAAATACGAGGGAAGCCGTGAAGTCGCGCGCGCGATTGCCCGGGAGCTGGCGGGCGCCGTCCCGGAGAGCTGGCACCCTGAGGTGGTGTGCGCGGTTCCCCTGCACGAGCGCCGTTTGCGCTCGCGTGGTTACAACCAGGCGGCGCTGCTCGCCGGCGCCCTGGCCCACGGGCTCTGCGTTCCTCACCGCGAACTGCTGAGCCGCGAACGTTTTACCTTACAGCAGGCCCGACTGTCGGCCAGTGAGCGGCGGGCCAACGTGGAGGGCGCCTTCCGGACGGTTGGCGCCGTTCCATCACGTGTGCTGCTGGTCGACGATGTGCTGACGACCGGCACCACCCTGGCCGAATGCGCGCGGATGCTCCGGTGCGCGGGCGCCGATCAGGTCTACTTTGCGGTGGCGGCCCGCTGA
- a CDS encoding adenylate kinase family protein: protein MTTPGDPARPASSRGVFLLAGPSSSGKGTVARALLARGLVHSHVSMGQLLRDIVATTRRDRVQRAEVNAELRALLPDGARDPLGEVERCMGAGLLIPNVWTQHLISRQLRESLTLQQGRWLLDGYPRRVVVARHLLTTLQALDLPVLKVVHLNIDAAEQARRSLARRRDDDSPEAIARRWAIYEQEVLPTIAFLRGALPPGTVCDIDASTPGMTVADGERELTARVLSALL, encoded by the coding sequence ATGACCACCCCTGGCGATCCTGCGCGCCCTGCTTCTTCGCGGGGCGTTTTTTTGCTGGCCGGTCCGAGCAGCAGCGGGAAAGGGACAGTGGCGCGCGCCTTGCTCGCCCGGGGTCTGGTGCACTCGCATGTATCGATGGGACAGTTGCTGCGCGACATCGTGGCCACCACGCGCCGCGACCGGGTCCAGCGGGCTGAGGTGAACGCTGAACTTCGCGCCCTGCTTCCCGACGGCGCCCGCGATCCGCTGGGCGAAGTCGAGCGCTGCATGGGCGCCGGCCTGCTGATTCCGAATGTCTGGACGCAGCACCTCATCTCACGGCAACTTCGGGAGTCTTTGACGTTGCAGCAAGGACGCTGGTTGCTCGACGGTTACCCACGCCGGGTAGTGGTCGCGCGGCACCTGTTGACCACGCTCCAGGCACTCGATCTGCCGGTGCTGAAAGTCGTTCACCTGAACATCGACGCCGCAGAGCAGGCCCGACGTTCACTCGCCCGACGCCGGGACGACGACTCCCCCGAGGCAATAGCGCGCCGCTGGGCCATCTACGAGCAGGAGGTGTTGCCCACCATTGCGTTTCTGCGCGGCGCGTTGCCGCCCGGAACGGTGTGTGACATCGATGCCTCCACGCCGGGCATGACGGTGGCCGACGGTGAACGTGAATTGACCGCCCGAGTGCTGTCTGCACTGTTGTGA
- a CDS encoding PLP-dependent aminotransferase family protein, which translates to MDLLPAQSAEALYRRVYRSLRAAILSGEWPAGRRLPSSRELAREWGVARNTVIEAVELLMVEGYLVARPASGTFVAPSLAPEHPRGALSQTEDQHPPLHLSGWAERALAAEPAREAELHFEFDFRPGQVPTDIFPSEAWAQALSARSRDLQRGGYGDELGPLETREALVAYLRRERGVQATPDMLMLTSGSQGSLDALARVFLEPGRHVAVEDPGYLGARRVFEAAGAHIHAVPVDEDGLMPEALPSEATLLYVTPAHQFPTGAILPAERRMRILEWARRTGAWVIEDDYNSEFRFGSRPLTALQGLSPHGVIYVGTFSKSLAPALRSGYLVAPARLVRTLARARALTDRQPPTLDALALAEFLQGGQYARHVRYARGLAEERAEALRAALERHLPSWRPRFSGAGLHLYVELPPELDEKEVRRRAGEAGVGVGIASEYALTPQPSAVLLAFAHLSPLRIGPGIERLARATR; encoded by the coding sequence GTGGACCTGTTGCCCGCTCAAAGCGCGGAAGCGTTGTACCGCCGGGTGTACCGCAGCCTGCGCGCGGCCATCCTGAGTGGAGAATGGCCGGCTGGCCGGCGCCTGCCCTCCTCGCGTGAGCTGGCGCGCGAGTGGGGTGTCGCCCGCAACACGGTGATCGAGGCGGTCGAACTGCTGATGGTGGAAGGTTACCTGGTGGCGCGCCCGGCGTCGGGTACTTTCGTGGCGCCCAGCCTGGCCCCCGAGCATCCCCGAGGCGCGCTGTCCCAGACCGAGGATCAGCATCCGCCCCTGCACCTCAGTGGCTGGGCCGAGCGCGCCCTGGCCGCCGAACCTGCCCGGGAAGCAGAGTTGCACTTCGAATTCGATTTCCGCCCCGGTCAGGTGCCCACCGACATCTTTCCCAGCGAGGCCTGGGCCCAGGCGCTTTCGGCGCGGTCGCGTGATCTTCAGCGCGGCGGGTACGGCGACGAGCTGGGACCGCTCGAGACTCGCGAGGCGCTGGTGGCGTACCTGCGACGCGAACGCGGCGTACAGGCCACCCCAGACATGCTGATGCTCACGTCGGGGTCGCAGGGCAGCCTCGACGCCCTGGCGCGGGTGTTTCTGGAGCCAGGCCGCCACGTGGCCGTCGAGGACCCCGGCTACCTGGGGGCCCGCCGTGTTTTCGAGGCTGCCGGCGCGCACATTCACGCGGTTCCTGTTGACGAGGACGGCCTGATGCCCGAAGCCCTGCCAAGCGAGGCCACGTTGCTGTACGTGACGCCCGCTCATCAATTTCCGACCGGGGCGATCCTGCCAGCAGAGCGGCGGATGCGGATTCTCGAGTGGGCGAGGCGCACGGGCGCCTGGGTGATCGAGGACGACTACAACTCGGAATTTCGATTCGGTTCGCGTCCCCTCACGGCCTTGCAGGGTCTCTCACCCCACGGCGTGATCTACGTGGGCACCTTCTCCAAAAGCCTCGCCCCCGCGCTGCGCAGCGGCTACCTGGTCGCGCCGGCCCGCCTGGTGCGCACACTGGCGCGGGCACGCGCACTCACCGACCGCCAGCCTCCCACGCTGGACGCCCTCGCGCTGGCCGAATTCCTGCAAGGCGGGCAGTATGCTCGGCACGTCCGGTACGCCCGTGGACTGGCCGAAGAGCGCGCCGAGGCCCTCCGGGCCGCACTGGAGCGCCACCTGCCGAGTTGGCGACCGCGCTTCAGCGGGGCCGGGCTGCACCTGTACGTGGAGCTGCCCCCCGAGCTTGACGAGAAAGAAGTGAGGCGGCGCGCTGGGGAAGCGGGCGTAGGCGTCGGAATTGCCTCCGAGTATGCCCTGACACCGCAGCCTTCCGCCGTGCTGCTGGCGTTCGCTCACCTGTCTCCGCTCCGGATCGGCCCGGGCATCGAGCGTCTTGCCCGGGCCACGCGTTAA
- a CDS encoding class I SAM-dependent rRNA methyltransferase: MKVRLKAGRERKILGRYPFGHTGDILDAEAGIGAGEVVDVHGESGAFLGRGYFNAEGGTPLRMLTLQKEAIDAAFYRRRLEMALQRREGRIQDTNAQRVVHAEADGLPGVVADQFGEVLAVQLRNAGVERHRDLILGALREVTGAAHAFERSDTSERTKESLAYKTGPLWGEVPERVTFFEDDLELFFSPLEAQKTGFFLDQRDNRRRMRSLIRAGDALLDVYSYTGAFSLHAALAGAKTLAIDKDAFALGTLERVARANKVERLVGSRLGDALEALKGLEAEKRRFQLAVFDPPTLAKRKDDVPRAKRIFSEGTASVMRMLDSGAHLLVSSCAHYLRVEELLDATRVAAGEAGVSAEVLDVTYQPADHPWMLAVPESLYLKSLLLRIER, from the coding sequence ATGAAAGTGCGACTGAAAGCTGGCCGGGAACGCAAGATACTCGGCCGTTATCCGTTTGGCCACACCGGTGACATCCTTGACGCAGAGGCCGGAATCGGCGCGGGCGAAGTCGTCGACGTCCACGGTGAAAGCGGGGCTTTTCTGGGACGCGGTTATTTCAACGCCGAAGGCGGCACCCCGCTGCGCATGCTGACCCTGCAAAAGGAAGCCATCGATGCTGCGTTTTATCGGCGCCGCCTGGAAATGGCCTTGCAGCGGCGCGAGGGGCGCATCCAGGACACCAACGCCCAGCGGGTGGTCCACGCGGAAGCGGACGGCCTTCCGGGCGTGGTGGCCGACCAGTTTGGCGAGGTGCTGGCGGTGCAGCTTCGCAACGCCGGGGTAGAGCGGCACCGTGACCTGATTCTGGGGGCGCTGCGCGAGGTCACCGGTGCCGCCCACGCCTTCGAGCGTTCGGATACGTCAGAGCGCACCAAGGAGAGCCTGGCCTACAAAACAGGACCGCTGTGGGGTGAAGTTCCAGAACGCGTCACCTTCTTCGAGGACGACCTCGAGCTGTTCTTTTCGCCGCTAGAAGCGCAAAAAACCGGCTTCTTCCTCGATCAGCGCGACAACCGGCGCCGGATGCGCTCGCTCATCCGTGCGGGAGACGCCCTGCTCGACGTCTACAGCTACACCGGGGCGTTCTCGCTGCACGCCGCGCTCGCCGGAGCCAAAACCCTGGCCATCGACAAGGACGCTTTCGCCCTGGGCACGCTCGAACGGGTGGCCCGCGCCAACAAGGTCGAGCGCCTGGTCGGCAGCCGCCTGGGGGACGCGCTGGAAGCCCTAAAGGGACTGGAGGCCGAGAAACGCCGCTTTCAGCTCGCCGTCTTCGATCCGCCGACGCTGGCCAAGCGCAAGGATGACGTGCCGCGTGCCAAGCGTATTTTCTCCGAGGGCACCGCCAGCGTGATGCGCATGCTCGACAGTGGCGCTCACCTGCTGGTGTCCAGCTGCGCGCATTACCTGCGCGTCGAGGAGCTGCTGGACGCCACGCGGGTCGCGGCCGGCGAGGCGGGCGTGAGCGCTGAAGTGCTTGACGTCACGTACCAGCCGGCTGATCATCCCTGGATGCTCGCCGTACCCGAAAGCCTCTACCTCAAATCACTGCTGCTGAGGATCGAACGGTGA
- a CDS encoding peroxiredoxin, producing the protein MGLRVGETAPAFSARSDDGRAVELSALRGRWVVLFFYPKAGSMGCALEAGRFESSLPEFERLNATVIGVSTDTEASQAKFRQKCSLSFPLLPDGDRQIAAAYGVMGGLMKVFGRSSRQTFLIDPAGNIVHHWSRVNPLRHATDVLAELERIQQRHNAG; encoded by the coding sequence ATGGGTTTACGCGTGGGTGAAACGGCGCCAGCCTTCAGCGCCCGCAGCGACGACGGGCGCGCTGTCGAGCTGAGCGCCCTGCGCGGACGCTGGGTGGTGCTGTTCTTTTATCCGAAGGCCGGGTCGATGGGCTGCGCACTCGAAGCCGGACGCTTTGAATCGTCACTCCCGGAGTTCGAACGCCTCAACGCCACGGTGATCGGCGTGAGCACGGACACCGAGGCGTCACAGGCAAAGTTCCGGCAGAAATGCTCCCTGAGCTTTCCGCTGCTTCCCGATGGCGACCGGCAGATCGCCGCTGCATACGGCGTGATGGGCGGGCTGATGAAAGTTTTCGGACGCAGCAGCCGTCAGACCTTCCTCATCGATCCGGCGGGAAACATCGTGCACCACTGGAGCCGGGTCAATCCCCTGCGTCACGCAACGGACGTGCTCGCGGAACTGGAACGGATTCAACAACGTCACAACGCGGGGTAA